A single Flavobacterium sp. 1 DNA region contains:
- a CDS encoding alpha/beta hydrolase, translating to MKPIIFIPGIQATSLVNSNTFDFNYIWNAYDTLGSSISSSVFGTYINENLQINPLYDQGIETIIERNHIARLPYESAILKLKTKLNCTKAYKDTPIYLFGYDWRMSNMESAKRLKAYIEYLKHKLQDKNIEGFRFITHSMGGLVLTCYLNLLKDDFSRIDKIVMTAPPFLGSPYSLIHMVKGDGGLRSILNWAIGRNEDMRKVIRTYPGVYELLPVYPDALKYIDTDEPLDLLKKIYWQKNIYDDIKDLFDSRLALLNEFRSPSGLKNLSDLPKAIKNKIVIVIGEGDETFTKIKVKKKGDTNNITNLIDLNSLNDGKESGDGTVPFKSSSIYANEIKTLAVKKQNIFDEISNNLDFHGLFLNDSRVRNIIERYLTVEETNPVIKKLENWWDTPDGSVRKV from the coding sequence ATGAAACCAATAATTTTTATTCCCGGAATTCAAGCAACCAGTCTTGTCAATAGCAATACCTTTGATTTTAATTATATATGGAACGCCTATGATACTTTAGGCTCATCAATCAGTTCTTCCGTTTTTGGGACATACATTAATGAAAACCTACAGATCAATCCATTATATGATCAAGGAATTGAAACGATAATAGAGCGTAATCATATTGCTAGATTACCTTATGAAAGTGCAATATTAAAATTAAAAACCAAACTTAATTGTACAAAAGCTTATAAAGACACTCCTATTTATTTATTTGGTTACGACTGGCGTATGTCAAATATGGAAAGCGCAAAGCGTTTAAAAGCATATATTGAATATCTCAAACACAAACTGCAAGATAAAAATATTGAAGGATTTAGATTTATCACTCACAGTATGGGTGGTTTAGTACTAACTTGTTATTTAAATCTATTAAAAGACGACTTTTCAAGAATAGATAAAATCGTAATGACTGCACCTCCCTTTTTAGGATCCCCCTATTCTTTAATCCATATGGTCAAAGGTGATGGTGGTTTACGAAGTATCTTAAACTGGGCTATTGGAAGAAATGAGGATATGCGAAAAGTTATTCGAACTTATCCAGGAGTTTATGAATTATTACCTGTATATCCTGACGCATTAAAATATATCGACACTGATGAACCCTTAGATTTGTTAAAGAAAATCTATTGGCAAAAAAACATTTATGATGATATTAAAGATCTTTTTGATTCCAGATTAGCACTTTTAAACGAATTTCGCTCTCCATCTGGATTAAAGAACTTATCAGATTTACCTAAAGCGATAAAAAACAAAATCGTTATTGTAATTGGAGAAGGAGACGAAACATTTACAAAAATAAAAGTTAAGAAAAAAGGAGATACAAATAATATTACCAATCTTATTGATTTAAATTCACTTAACGATGGAAAAGAATCGGGTGACGGAACCGTTCCATTTAAAAGTTCATCAATATATGCTAATGAAATCAAAACATTGGCAGTTAAAAAACAGAATATATTTGATGAAATAAGCAATAATCTAGATTTTCATGGACTGTTTTTAAATGATAGTAGAGTTCGAAATATTATTGAGCGTTATCTAACGGTAGAAGAAACAAACCCTGTAATCAAAAAACTTGAAAATTGGTGGGATACACCAGATGGTAGCGTTAGGAAAGTATAA
- a CDS encoding OsmC family peroxiredoxin, producing the protein MKRNATAVWNGSLKEGAGKLTTQSKTLENTQYSFKSRFDEGVGTNPEELAAAAHAGCFTMQLTAFISETSAVIESIETKCDISLLEGTINSSHLTVNAKIEGITNEVFQELVTKAEKNCPISKLFNTEITTTATLT; encoded by the coding sequence ATGAAAAGAAATGCAACTGCAGTTTGGAATGGTTCCCTGAAAGAAGGAGCTGGAAAATTAACAACACAAAGCAAGACATTAGAAAATACGCAATATTCATTCAAATCCCGATTTGATGAGGGTGTAGGTACCAATCCTGAAGAACTTGCCGCTGCAGCGCATGCTGGATGTTTTACCATGCAGCTTACGGCTTTTATTAGCGAAACAAGTGCTGTAATTGAAAGTATAGAAACAAAATGTGATATCAGTTTATTAGAAGGCACAATTAATAGTTCTCATTTAACGGTCAATGCTAAAATTGAAGGAATTACAAATGAGGTTTTTCAGGAATTAGTTACTAAAGCCGAAAAAAACTGTCCGATTTCAAAATTATTCAATACCGAGATCACAACAACAGCTACTCTGACCTAA
- a CDS encoding DUF6048 family protein, with translation MKQSFKYIFSFFFLLSLLFVQAQEKKTAITDRAPKVIVKGANGTTTEKAPEKKLQAQTDTIKPKTDRYGLILGVDIFKVARSFYDSNYKGIAFVGNYRLTKKYYAYGEVGTEDVTVDDPLLNTTTTGAYLKVGFNYNTYTNWLDMENLITIGVRYGFSTFNEKLNTYSIYNPHPYYGQTSGIESGKSYDGLTASWLEVSPGINVKVFNNVYIGFSFQLKVLVTNTEPKGFESLYIPGFNRTYDGNFGAGFNYTVSYFIPIYKKKVIPVKPAPKK, from the coding sequence ATGAAACAATCATTCAAATATATTTTTAGTTTTTTCTTTTTGCTGTCATTGTTATTTGTTCAGGCACAAGAAAAAAAAACTGCCATAACAGATCGTGCTCCAAAAGTAATTGTTAAGGGAGCAAATGGAACAACAACAGAAAAGGCTCCAGAAAAAAAACTACAGGCGCAAACCGATACTATAAAACCAAAAACAGACCGATATGGTTTGATTCTTGGTGTCGATATATTTAAAGTGGCTAGATCTTTTTATGATTCCAATTATAAAGGGATAGCTTTTGTTGGCAACTACCGATTAACAAAAAAATATTACGCATATGGCGAGGTAGGCACTGAAGACGTTACTGTGGACGATCCCTTGTTGAACACTACAACGACTGGAGCTTATCTCAAGGTGGGATTCAATTACAATACTTATACTAATTGGCTGGATATGGAAAACCTAATCACTATAGGTGTCCGATACGGATTTAGTACTTTTAATGAAAAATTAAATACCTACTCTATCTATAATCCGCATCCTTATTATGGACAGACATCTGGAATTGAATCAGGAAAATCGTATGATGGCTTAACTGCCAGCTGGCTGGAAGTTTCACCAGGCATCAATGTTAAAGTTTTTAATAATGTATACATTGGATTTTCTTTCCAATTGAAAGTTTTGGTTACCAATACTGAGCCAAAAGGCTTTGAAAGTCTTTATATTCCAGGATTTAACAGAACATATGACGGTAATTTTGGAGCCGGTTTTAATTATACCGTTTCATATTTCATTCCAATTTACAAGAAAAAAGTAATCCCTGTAAAACCAGCACCTAAGAAATAG
- a CDS encoding aldo/keto reductase: MNYRKLGKTNFNISEIALGTWQVGGKWGSPFNDKTADELINTAIDNGVNFIDTADVYENGLSETAVGRVVRSRSERIYVATKCGRHINPHVNEGYQPKVLQQYVEDSLKRMKLETIDLIQLHCPPNQVFYRPEIFEMFDRLKDQGKILNLGVSVEKVEEALKAIEYSNVTTIQIIFNLFRQRPSELFFQEAQKKDIGIIARVPLASGLLTGKFDANTTFDTQDHRNFNRDGAAFDKGETFSGINYELGLKAVEALKALFPEATNLAPIALQWILSFNEISCIIPGASKESHVLSNLSLYDSPKLSPEKITAMNAIYEQYIKPQVHQLW; the protein is encoded by the coding sequence ATGAACTATCGTAAACTCGGAAAAACCAATTTTAATATTTCAGAAATAGCACTTGGGACTTGGCAAGTGGGCGGAAAATGGGGATCTCCCTTTAATGACAAAACCGCAGACGAATTAATCAATACTGCCATTGATAATGGCGTAAATTTTATTGACACTGCTGATGTCTACGAAAATGGATTGAGCGAAACTGCCGTGGGAAGAGTAGTTCGCTCCCGCAGCGAACGCATTTATGTAGCTACAAAATGTGGCAGACACATCAATCCGCATGTAAATGAAGGCTATCAGCCAAAGGTTTTACAGCAATATGTAGAAGACAGTTTAAAAAGAATGAAATTGGAAACAATCGATCTTATTCAGTTGCATTGTCCTCCAAACCAAGTATTTTACCGTCCGGAAATTTTTGAAATGTTTGACCGATTGAAAGACCAAGGGAAGATTTTGAACTTAGGTGTAAGTGTTGAAAAAGTTGAAGAAGCCTTAAAAGCTATTGAATATTCTAATGTAACTACAATCCAAATTATATTCAATCTTTTCCGTCAGCGTCCATCAGAATTATTCTTCCAAGAAGCGCAAAAAAAAGACATCGGAATTATTGCAAGAGTACCACTGGCCAGTGGGTTATTAACAGGTAAATTTGATGCTAATACTACTTTTGACACACAAGATCATAGAAACTTCAATCGTGATGGAGCTGCTTTTGACAAAGGAGAAACATTCTCTGGTATTAATTATGAATTGGGACTAAAAGCTGTTGAAGCCTTAAAAGCGCTTTTCCCAGAAGCTACAAATCTGGCTCCTATCGCTTTGCAATGGATTTTGAGTTTTAACGAAATTAGCTGTATTATTCCTGGAGCTTCAAAAGAAAGCCACGTTTTATCCAACCTGTCATTGTATGATTCACCAAAACTTTCTCCAGAAAAAATCACAGCCATGAACGCCATTTACGAGCAATACATTAAACCGCAAGTACATCAGCTTTGGTAA
- a CDS encoding DUF6452 family protein, translated as MKKILAFLMILGFASSSCEPDDICDPTTPTTPRMLIQFFDFNNANVAKSVTSLKVIGDGMNEGVVLSPSATGNLKYVTNENSILLPLNTEADLVKYTFIINYDNKNPLLVNKDNLEFKYTRQNIYVSRACGFKTIFDLDEQNPFTLTDAAPADQMWIKYVIVKKKNIQFENETIIQIYF; from the coding sequence ATGAAAAAAATACTTGCTTTTTTGATGATTCTTGGTTTCGCATCTTCCAGTTGTGAACCAGATGATATTTGCGATCCAACTACTCCCACTACACCACGAATGTTAATTCAGTTTTTTGATTTTAACAATGCTAATGTAGCGAAAAGTGTCACTAGTTTAAAAGTAATTGGTGATGGCATGAATGAGGGCGTTGTATTGTCTCCATCAGCAACAGGCAATTTAAAATACGTAACAAACGAAAACAGTATACTACTTCCGTTGAATACCGAAGCTGATCTTGTGAAATACACATTTATCATCAATTACGACAACAAAAATCCGTTGCTTGTAAATAAAGATAATTTGGAGTTTAAATATACTCGACAAAATATATATGTTTCAAGAGCTTGTGGGTTTAAAACCATTTTCGATTTGGACGAACAAAATCCTTTCACATTAACAGATGCAGCGCCTGCAGATCAAATGTGGATTAAATATGTGATAGTAAAGAAAAAAAACATACAATTCGAAAATGAAACAATCATTCAAATATATTTTTAG
- the rlmD gene encoding 23S rRNA (uracil(1939)-C(5))-methyltransferase RlmD: MAKKNTDKVVFHQIKVLDAGAKGVSVAKAPDGKVVFIPNVVPGDVVDVQTFKKRKAYYEGKAVHFHELSEHRVEPICEHFGVCGGCKWQNMNYGQQLFFKQNEVKNHLQRIGKIELPEFESILGSEKQFFYRNKMEFSFSNSRWLTETEIGSEEDLGNRNALGFHIPKMWDKILDINKCHLQEDPSNAIRNEVRAFANEHGLTFFNPRAHEGLLRTLMLRTSSTGEIMVLIQFFENDKKNRELILDHLYEKFLQITSLQYVVNNKANDTLYDTDIRLYKGRDYILEEMEGLKFSINAKSFYQTNSDQAYELYKITRDFAGLTGNEIVYDLYTGTGTIAQFVSKKAKKVIGVESVPDAIKDAKANAERNNIDNCEFFVGDMKVVFNDAFIAQHGHPDVIITDPPRDGMHKDVVEQIMKIGPQKVVYVSCNSATQARDLALMDEKYKVTRVRPVDMFPQTHHVENVVLLERR, translated from the coding sequence ATGGCAAAGAAAAATACAGACAAAGTTGTCTTTCATCAAATAAAAGTCCTTGATGCAGGTGCAAAAGGCGTTTCGGTGGCAAAAGCTCCCGATGGAAAAGTGGTTTTTATCCCCAATGTAGTTCCCGGAGATGTAGTGGATGTACAGACTTTCAAGAAGCGTAAAGCTTACTATGAAGGTAAAGCAGTTCATTTTCATGAATTATCTGAGCATCGCGTAGAGCCAATCTGTGAGCACTTTGGTGTTTGCGGTGGATGCAAATGGCAAAATATGAATTATGGCCAACAGCTCTTCTTTAAACAAAATGAGGTGAAAAATCATTTGCAGCGCATTGGCAAAATTGAACTTCCTGAATTTGAATCAATTTTGGGTTCTGAAAAACAGTTTTTTTATAGAAATAAAATGGAATTTTCGTTTTCGAACAGCCGTTGGTTAACTGAAACTGAAATAGGAAGCGAAGAAGATTTAGGAAACAGAAATGCACTTGGTTTCCATATTCCAAAAATGTGGGACAAAATCCTAGACATCAACAAGTGCCATTTACAGGAAGATCCTTCGAATGCCATCCGTAATGAAGTCCGCGCTTTTGCCAATGAACATGGTTTGACATTCTTTAATCCAAGAGCACACGAAGGTTTGCTAAGAACTTTGATGCTGAGAACGTCTTCAACTGGTGAAATTATGGTTTTGATTCAGTTTTTTGAAAACGATAAAAAAAATCGAGAATTGATTCTGGATCACCTTTACGAGAAATTTCTTCAAATTACTTCTTTGCAATATGTCGTTAACAATAAAGCAAACGACACTTTATATGATACTGACATAAGATTATATAAAGGGAGAGACTATATTCTTGAAGAAATGGAAGGCTTAAAATTTAGCATTAACGCTAAATCTTTTTACCAGACCAATTCGGATCAGGCTTATGAATTATACAAAATAACCAGAGACTTTGCTGGACTTACCGGTAATGAAATCGTTTATGATTTATACACAGGAACAGGAACAATTGCTCAATTTGTGTCTAAAAAAGCGAAAAAAGTAATTGGTGTAGAAAGTGTTCCAGATGCTATAAAAGATGCAAAAGCTAATGCGGAACGCAATAACATTGATAACTGCGAATTTTTTGTTGGAGATATGAAAGTGGTTTTTAATGATGCTTTTATTGCACAGCACGGACACCCAGACGTCATTATCACTGACCCTCCCCGTGACGGAATGCACAAAGATGTTGTAGAGCAAATCATGAAAATAGGACCTCAAAAAGTGGTTTATGTGAGCTGTAACTCGGCTACACAAGCTAGAGATTTAGCTTTAATGGACGAAAAATACAAGGTAACCAGAGTACGTCCGGTGGATATGTTTCCGCAAACGCATCATGTTGAAAATGTTGTACTTTTAGAAAGACGATAA
- a CDS encoding IS5 family transposase, producing MKTHFSELTDSQWQFIAKIINDQRKRKHNLQVIVNAFFWINTTGCQWRNLDSKYPPWQTVFYHFTQFKLRGIWEELLDALVVFERKRQDREATPSLLAIDSQSVKTVQFVSEEIGIDGGKKINGRKRTILVDKLGLPLAIKVTGANISDNQSGILAIDLLKGKVSRLKKIAADNGYKNTFCQYAEDTYKWEVEIAQRPESSAGFIPEKNRWQVERSFGWLNFRRRLFREVEKTILSAEAMLQIAFISFIINKI from the coding sequence ATGAAAACCCACTTTAGTGAATTAACCGATTCTCAATGGCAATTTATAGCTAAAATAATTAACGACCAAAGGAAACGAAAACATAATTTACAAGTTATTGTAAATGCCTTTTTTTGGATAAATACCACAGGTTGTCAGTGGCGTAATTTAGATAGTAAATATCCACCTTGGCAAACTGTATTTTATCATTTTACGCAATTTAAACTACGTGGAATTTGGGAAGAATTACTAGATGCACTAGTAGTTTTTGAGAGAAAACGCCAAGATAGAGAAGCAACGCCTAGTTTGCTAGCAATTGATAGTCAATCTGTTAAAACTGTTCAATTCGTGAGCGAAGAAATAGGAATTGATGGTGGTAAAAAGATTAATGGCAGAAAGCGGACTATTTTGGTAGACAAGCTAGGATTACCTTTGGCAATCAAGGTTACAGGGGCAAATATTTCGGATAATCAAAGCGGAATTTTAGCTATTGATTTATTAAAAGGTAAAGTATCTAGGTTGAAAAAAATAGCAGCAGACAATGGGTATAAAAACACCTTTTGCCAATATGCAGAAGATACTTATAAATGGGAAGTTGAAATAGCACAAAGACCAGAATCAAGTGCAGGATTTATTCCTGAAAAGAATCGCTGGCAGGTAGAAAGAAGCTTTGGATGGCTCAATTTTAGACGAAGATTGTTCCGAGAAGTCGAAAAAACTATACTTTCAGCCGAAGCAATGTTGCAAATTGCTTTTATATCATTTATTATCAATAAAATATGA